Proteins from one Desulfonema limicola genomic window:
- a CDS encoding two-component system sensor histidine kinase NtrB, translating to MPTENEKEYLIKALEVFKRKIIVISPDYEILAVSGDFEDIKEGIAVREKCYKVLFGFDSPCIDCPANEVKKTHRPSLKSARSDCLGLEVPSCMYSYPIQSETGINAMVMLDFELPTVEGLEERLRYSNAFLHNLILSAVDAVIASDRKGKIIIFNETAKEVCGYDINEAINSVHISEIYTGKMEQAKEIMRKLRENNGKLKSYKVEIQAKDGTDIPISLNASIVYEGDSEVATIGFFHDLRKSIKIKKELEKTQIQLVQAEKMASLGKLAAGVAHQINNPLGGIILFSKLMLEEYDLPEGAVEDLQRILKDAQRCSDTVKELLEFARQPRQNIRLNDINSAISRTLFLLENQTLFHNIKIEKLFADNLPLIPTDIRQVNHVFMNIILNAAEAMEGNGKLTIKTNTSDDNKYICIEMTDTGPGITDDVLSHIFEPFYTTKEAGKGTGLGLSMVYSIVETHQGSITAKSKVGEGTTFLIKFPVNPVQKNGENKDVH from the coding sequence ATGCCGACAGAAAATGAAAAGGAATATTTGATTAAAGCTCTTGAAGTTTTTAAAAGAAAAATCATTGTTATTTCTCCTGATTATGAAATTCTTGCAGTAAGCGGTGATTTTGAAGACATTAAAGAGGGTATTGCAGTACGTGAAAAATGCTATAAAGTCCTTTTTGGCTTTGATTCTCCCTGTATTGACTGCCCTGCAAATGAGGTAAAAAAAACACACAGGCCCAGCCTGAAATCTGCAAGATCCGACTGCCTCGGGCTTGAGGTTCCTTCCTGCATGTATTCATATCCCATACAGTCTGAAACAGGGATTAACGCTATGGTAATGCTTGACTTTGAACTCCCGACCGTGGAGGGGCTTGAAGAAAGACTCAGGTATTCCAATGCTTTTTTGCATAATCTTATTTTGAGTGCTGTTGATGCTGTTATTGCTTCTGACAGAAAAGGCAAGATTATTATCTTTAATGAAACAGCAAAAGAGGTGTGCGGCTATGATATTAATGAAGCTATCAACAGTGTACATATCAGTGAAATCTATACTGGTAAAATGGAACAAGCAAAAGAAATTATGAGAAAGTTAAGGGAAAATAATGGAAAGCTGAAATCTTACAAAGTTGAAATTCAGGCAAAAGACGGGACCGATATTCCCATAAGCCTGAATGCTTCCATTGTATATGAAGGAGACAGCGAAGTGGCAACAATTGGTTTTTTTCATGATCTAAGAAAAAGTATTAAAATCAAGAAAGAGCTTGAAAAAACCCAGATTCAACTGGTACAGGCTGAAAAAATGGCATCACTTGGAAAACTGGCAGCAGGTGTTGCACATCAAATAAATAATCCTCTGGGAGGCATTATCCTGTTTAGCAAATTAATGCTTGAAGAATATGATCTGCCTGAAGGTGCTGTTGAAGATTTACAGCGTATTTTAAAAGATGCCCAGCGCTGCAGTGATACAGTTAAGGAACTCCTGGAATTTGCCAGGCAGCCCCGTCAGAATATCCGTCTCAATGATATAAACTCAGCCATATCAAGAACCCTTTTCCTGCTTGAAAATCAAACCCTTTTTCATAATATTAAAATTGAAAAACTTTTTGCAGATAATCTTCCTCTCATACCTACCGACATCCGCCAGGTTAATCATGTGTTTATGAATATTATACTTAATGCAGCCGAGGCTATGGAAGGAAATGGAAAATTAACTATTAAAACAAATACTTCTGATGATAATAAATATATCTGCATTGAGATGACTGATACAGGCCCTGGTATTACAGATGATGTTTTATCCCATATCTTTGAGCCTTTTTATACTACAAAAGAGGCAGGGAAAGGAACCGGCCTGGGTCTCAGCATGGTTTACAGCATAGTTGAAACTCATCAGGGAAGTATTACAGCAAAAAGCAAGGTTGGTGAGGGAACAACCTTTTTAATCAAATTTCCTGTAAATCCTGTTCAAAAAAATGGAGAAAACAAAGATGTACACTAA
- a CDS encoding ATP-binding protein, with translation MGYPVVNEEKCVGCEECVDICPNDVFEMQNEKSVVVNPDECVDCESCIEACEEDAIELVE, from the coding sequence ATGGGTTATCCAGTAGTTAATGAAGAAAAATGTGTAGGTTGTGAAGAATGTGTTGATATCTGCCCTAACGATGTATTTGAGATGCAGAATGAAAAATCAGTTGTTGTAAATCCTGATGAATGTGTTGACTGCGAAAGCTGTATTGAAGCATGTGAAGAAGATGCAATTGAACTGGTTGAATAG